The genomic region GACACTGGGGACTAACAATTCCTTGCTGAATCAAACTTTGGAAGAAGTGGAAAGATACGGCTTCAGCTTGACTAGAAAAAGACTGGTAACGATAAGACGAACAATGAAGCGAATCAGATGCTTCTGTCGTGCTAGGAATACCAATGCCACCATCCCAATCAAGCTCTTGAAACTGAGTTCCTTCATAAGATTGCGCCAAATATACATCTGAGGATATAGATACCGGACCAATGCAAGATTGCCTTAAAGAATCAGGCGTTAATGTAAATGTGTCTTTACCAGTTTTTACCTCCATATTTCCCCAAGGACCAAAATCGACGCCAATTGTCCGAGGGTTGAGCAATGAGAAGCTAGAAGATAGTTGATAGAGAAACTGTTTATCGCCGTAGTGATGACACGTATTCGACTCACAGAAGCTAGAAGTAACCCATATAAAGTTACTTCCAGTATCAAAAGAAAACTTCAATGCTTGCGCAGGCGTACCAACTCCCACATAAGCATACCAGGGTGACGCACCATTATTTTGAAAAGGCCCTCTATCAAGAGAAACCTTAATACCTTTCCCTATACTTTTTACTGATGACAATTTATCCATACATCCTCCATAAAAACACAGTGTATACTTAAGGAAGGTGAGAATAAGTCTACTAAGCCTCTGTCTTTCAGAGAAATCGTCAAATAAGGCGCGACTCGGAAGAAATGTAGGTACCTTTCAAGGAGTCGCAACGACATGTGGCGTTTTCTCTGAAAGACCCGCAGGGCATGGTCTAAAAGCTTGTATTCTTTGTTGAGCACCTTGAAAATAGAACCACTATTCATATTCGCTACTCGCCTCGAATAACAAGTTTTTATCCACATGCTGAGGCAAGAGGACTTGTTCGCACCTTCCTTAGGCGTAATGACGATTAACATACACAACATATGTGACGAAGAACAAACAGGATTAGCAACCTCATGAGCATTTTGCCTATTAAATACAGTGTGCTTTTATTAATGTGCTCTTTTGTCAATCTAGCACATGGCAATGACTTAATAGCCTTTGGTAAAGAGTGTTTGGCAAAAGAAGAGCGTTTAGGTAAAGCCCAAAATAGATTAGACGCCCTGTCTCTTCGTTCAGAAAGAACGCAGAAAAAAAATAGCCAAGCGACACGTTATCTAGACCGCTATCAAATGCAGAAGGAACAACTTGAAACCTCAATGACAGAGTGTGCAGAAACCACGCCAAATAGCGCTTACTGTCATCAAGTTATGCAAAGATATAATGAATTAACTTACCTGATTCAGCGTGAGAAAGCTGACTCAATAGAGAATGATTTTGGTGGTAACGACGCAACCATCGACTACGAAATAACAAGAAACAATTTCAATCAACGCCATGATGATTTCCTAGCCTTATGCCGCGACTCGAATATGCACTATGCGCTTATTCAAAACCCTGCGGCATACGCTGAAGTTTGCTCAACCCCACAAGCAAAAGAATCCATCACATGCTCTCTTTTCTAAAAAGAGAGCATGTGAGCAAAGAATTAGCTGGCTGGAACATTCCCCCTCTGAACTACATTCACCAACTTATCCATCGGGAAGCCCAAAGCTTCCGCTTTGGCTAGCAATCGACGCTTAACGGCTTCTGGCATAGTTGGCGTACGTGACAACAACCAGAAATAATCACGGCTTGGGCCAGAAATCATGGCGTATTGATAATTATCTTTATCTAACTCGAAAATTACATAGGCACCATAAAACGGCCCAAAGAAAGAAACTTTTAAATGGCCAACATTAGATGAATTGACAAAATAAGCACGACCTTCGGCTTCACGCCATTTTTTTTCTTCCGCTGAATAGCCACGATTCAATACAGATACACCACCATCGTCCCGCATAGAATAGGTCGCCGTCACCTCTGACAAACCTTCTTCAAAAGCATGATCTTGGCGGACGATTTCATACCAAGTCCCCAAATAACGTTTAACTTGGAACTCGGTCACAGGGTCAATATTTTTAGGCGCACTGGTACAACCCATTAATAAAGCGCAGCCTGCAAGCAAAATCGTCTTTATCCCATTCGTTATTTTCATCTAAGTATCCTTTATAAAAAACGGTACATGTAAAGCATCATAAAAATGTCACACTTTTATCGCAGTCTAGTAAAACCTTTTATGAGGGATATGAACTCTTGTTTTATTCTAGATTGCAAAGACGGCACAATATTCATCAAAATAAATCGCTGCTCGTTAATCTTAACAGCACGACACCCATTACCACTATAGATCCAAGATACTTATCTTTCTCCATTGATATTTCCGTATTGGCTGGTGGTTTCTGGTGGGAAGGCAGTGAAGGCACACAAAGAGGACTTGGCACACAACGAGTTCCTCCTTTGGATTTAAACCAAGAAAAACTGAATTTATTAGTCAAAGGCCTTGGTAGTGCTTACGTACGTGTCGGTGGATCCGAAGCAGATAACGTCACTTATTTCACCAGTAAAAACATGAATAGTGAAGCCTCTCCAAACGCCCTGCTTCTTACTCGGGATATGTGGCATCAGCTTCATGATTTCTGCCAGCGAAATGCATTAGCCCTCATGTTTACCATGAAATATGGTCTATTCGAGCGGCGTCAACAAGGTCACTGGCAAGCAAGCGAAGTCAAAGCGCTGTTAGAATATAGCCAAGAGCACGGACAAAACATCGACATTTGTGAACTGGGCAATGAACTCAATGCCTATTGGGCGTTTCATGGATTAACGTCTCAACCCAGTGCGCGAAATCTTGCCAAAGACTACGATACCTTTATCCGTTGTGTTCGCCAATGTAGCCCAGATAGCAAAGTTGCAGGCCCAGGCAGCGCTTTTTGGCCAAGAATCGGCGAAGCTATCAAACCCTTGAGTAATATTTCCGCACCATTCCTAAGCTACCTAGAAGAACCTCTCGACATTGTTGATTGGCATTATTACCCATTCCAAAGCAGCCGATCTCCTGTTATAACGCGAGCAGCAACCATCAAAAATATTCTCTCGCCAAGCTCTCTTATGGATTACGAAAGATATTCAAGGCAATTAGAAAAGCTCAGAGATCAATATCAGCCCAACGCGCAACTTTGGACAGGAGAGACAGGCTCAGCTCAGTGCGGTGGACAAGCCAAGTTATCAGACCGTTTTGTATCCTGCTTTTGGTGGGCTGATCAATTAGGAAGAGGCGCGAAAATCGGCCAAAAAGTCATGATAAGACAGAGCTTAATAGGCGGTGATTACGCTCTTATTAACCGCCAAACGTTAAAACCAAACCCAGATTATTGGGTCAGCTGGCTCTGGGGCAAACTCATGGGTGAGCAAGTTTTTGATGTTCACAGCAACGACCCTTTTGTACAAATTTATTGCCATAGTGCCAAAAAAGTAGGCAAATGCACCCTTCTTATCATCAATATGTCTGCCAATCCCAAAATTTTACACTGCAACGGTTTTGGTGCCAAAAAGAAGCGCTTTGAAATCACCGCAGATTCTCTCACTTCAAAAAAAATTCGTATCAACGGCCTCAAGCCAAAATTTAAAAATGGCAAAGTCAAACTGAGTGATTTTCCTAAGCTCTCTAAGCTCAACCTAGTCAGCCCTTATAGCATTAACTTCTGGTGTTTTACTGTGTAACAAATAGAGACACTTAAAAAATAAATAGAAATGATTATCAATAGTATAAATATTCTATTCTCATCTATATAATGACGCGTTCTTCTCGGTCTACAGGATTTTAGACATGGTTCGCTTTATGACACACTTCAAGCAAGTTCTCGCTCTTCTTTTTTTAAGTCTTACTTTAGCAAGCTGTGACCAATCACCCACAGCCGCGCCAGACAAAACACAGTTAAAAATAGATCAGGTAGAAAAAAGCACATCGGGTTGGCCAAGAAAAATCATGACCCCAGAAGGTCTGCTCACTCTTAATAAAAAACCAACCAGAATTGTGTCCACCAGCGTCACCTTGACGGGGACGTTACTTGCTATCAAGGCACCCCTTGTCGCTTCTGGCGCTACTATGGCGAATACCAGCGTAGCATCTGAACAAGGCTTTATGCGCCAATGGGCAGATATCGCAGAAACTCGAGGTGTCACTCCCCTCTATCAAACCGAACCCAATGCCGAAGCGATTATCAAGGCCAACCCAGATCTAATCATCATTTCTGCAACTGGTGGAGATTCCGCCCTCAAGCTCTATGAGCAACTTAAAGATATCGCACCAACATTGGTTATTGCGTATGACGACAAAAGCTGGATGCAACTTGCGAGCATTTTTGGCGATATTCTAGGTTTAGAAGAACAAGCGAAAACCATGATCCAACGCTTTGAACAAGAAGTGAAACACACCAAAACTACGATTAACCTACCACCTCAACCGACCACGGCCATGGTCTACTACCAAGACGACACTGGAGCCAATATTTGGACCTCAGAATCTGCACAGGGTCGATTATTACAAGAACTTGGTTTTACTCTAGCTGACGTCCCTGAGAGCGTAAAAGGCGATATCAGCATGGGGATTCGTCATGACATAATCATCGCTACTGGGGAACGCTTTCCTGATGCGGTAACTGGCAATACCACACTGCTGTTTTCAGCCAGCACTGATAGAGAACAAGCATTTATAGATAACCCTTATCTACATGAAACAAGTTCTGTACAAAACCATCAGGTATTCGCCGTTGGCGAAGACACTTTTCGCCTAGACTATTACAGCGCCACCAATTTATTGAAGCGATTGCAAGCACTGTTTGGACGTGAAAAGTCATGACCAATAACACAATGTCTGCGTCAAAGAGCAAGCGATACGCTTGGTTGTTCGCATTGCTACTATTTTTGCTCATTATTATGGTCGCCGGTTTATGCATTGGAGCTAAGCCGATTTCCATGGACATTCTGTGGAATATATTCATGGGCGAAGAACATGGACTGGCTAAAACCATTGTTATTGAAGGTCGTTTACCACGCACGCTGAATGGGCTTTTTGTTGGTATGGCGCTTGGAACGTCTGGCGCACTAATTCAGGCAATAACCCGAAACCCTTTGGCGGACCCCGGTATTCTTGGTGTTAACTTAGGCGCCAGTTTAGCCATCGCGATCGCCATCGTCTTTTTAGGCGCAACTCAGCTGACCGAATTTTTTGGCTATGCGGCTCTGGGGGCTTTTTTAGCCAGCTTATTAGTGTATTTCGTTGGTAGCATAGGCGGTGGTAGAGCCGACCCACTGAAACTTACGCTAGCAGGGGTTGCCATTGGCGCCGTATTTGGCGGTATTAGCTCTGGCCTTACCCTTTTCAATCCTAGTGCATTCGATCAGATGCGTTTTTGGGCGGTTGGCAGCCTAGATATTCGCGCGATATCTGTCCCATTATTTATCGCTCCTATTGTCATCGGCGGCTGCTTGTTAGCCGTATCGATTACCCCAGCCCTTAATGCATTTGGACTAGGCGACTCTTTGGCATCAGCACTGGGCAGCAAACCCGCTCGTATTCAGTTATTGGGACTAATAGCAGTTACATTACTTTGTGGCGCTGCCACTGCGGCGGCCGGACCCATTGGCTTTGTCAGTCTAATGATGCCACATATTGCTCGCTGGATGGTGGGCCCAGATCAACGCTGGATCATCCCCTTTTGCTTTATTCTAACGCCCATATTGCTATTAATCGCTGACATCATCGGACGTGTGTTAATTGTTGGGGAATTACGAGTTTCTATTGTGACAGCGTTTATCGGCGCACCTATTCTGATTTATTTAGTGCGCAGAAAAGGAGCTTCTGGACTATGAAGGTCTATCGTAACCACACACTGACAACAACCACTGTTGTTAGTCACTACCCAAAGCAAATCATTTGTTTTTTTACTCTTGCGCTGGTCATTGCCACACTTTTTTTTGGCCAACACATTGCCGAAAATGTTCAAGATATTTGGCGACTTCTCACAGGTCAAGCTGCCCCCTATCAATCTATTGTTGTGTGGCAATGGCGAGCCTCTAGATTGTTTGCCGCCCTAGTGCTCGGTGCGGCGCTAGGAATCAGCGGTGCCGTATTCCAATCATTGGTTCGTAACCCTTTGGGTAGCCCTGACATCACTGGCTTTAATGTTGGCGCCTTTACCGGGGTTTTGCTGTCTATTGCTTTGTTTGGCAATCTCTACTGGTTCAGTGTATTGGGCGCAATTCTGGGCGGTCTTTTTTCTGCCTTGCTCGTTTATATTTTTGCCTATAGAGATGGCCATTCCGGTTTTCGATTAATCATTGTAGGCATCGCGATTAGTGCCACCCTTTCTGCGTTTAACCAATGGCTGATTCTTAGCGTTTCATTAGAAACCGCAATGACCGCTGCGCTTTGGGGCGCAGGCACACTCAATGGTATGACCTGGGTACGCATATTGCCCGCCGCAGTACTCATTGCGGTCTTTATCCTTTGTGCTTTTTTGCTTAATACTCGTATGAAATTGCTCGAAATGGGCGACGATACCGCGGCGGCGCTGGGCGTTTCAGTGAATAAAACCCGTCTCGCCCTAATGTTTGTTGGCGTTGCTCTAACCGCTGTCGCCACTGCCATCACTGGCCCAATAGCCTTCATTGCTCTGGCCGCTCCTCAGATAGCAAAACGCCTTGAAAACAGCGCGAGCACCTCATTAGGATCATCCGCTCTAGTCGGCGGTTTGTTATTACTTAGTGCAGATTTTATCGCGCAACATAGCTGGGAAGGCTCGACATTACCAGTAGGACTCATCACCGTGAGCTTGGGTGGTATTTATCTAGTGTTTTTAATTATTCGTGAGGGAAGAAAATGACAGCAACAGTCCCAGAAATTCAGCAGAACAAATCAAACGATACAGACTATCAAGCTTTGCCAGAACTTTCTTTGTCGACCCAATCTGTTACCCTCGGCTACGATCAAACAATCATCGCCAACAATCTCTCGGTTGATATTCCTGAAGGTAAGTTCAGTATTATTGTTGGCCCAAATGGCTGTGGAAAATCCACTTTACTAAGAGCATTGAGCAGATTGCTGCCGCCAACATCTGGCCAAGTACGACTAAATGGCCAAGACATTCATACTTTACCGACCCGTGAGGTAGCAAAAATACTGGGGCTCTTACCACAAAGCGCCATTGCGCCAGATGGCATAAAAGTGGTCGATTTAGTCGCTCGTGGTCGCTTTCCCCATCAAAAGTGGTTTCAACCTTGGCGCGAACAAGACCAGATAGCCGTAGAGTCTGCAATGAAAGCAACGGGCATCATGGAGTTCGCTCAGCATCATGTCGATCAACTTTCTGGCGGGCAAAAACAACGTGTATGGGTAGCAATGGCATTGGCTCAAGAAACGCCATTACTGTTATTAGATGAGCCAACAACGTACTTAGATATCGCTCATCAAATTGAACTGATGGATTTATTTCAAGACTTAAACCGCCTACAAGGTCATACCATGGTGGCGGTTCTGCATGACCTTAATCACGCTTGCCGATACGCTGACAATCTTATTGCTATGAAAGCAGGACAAATCATTACTTCTGGCGCCCCCAAAGACGTAGTCACTGAAGCGCTTATTGAAGACGTATTTGGTTTACCCTGTATTATTATGGAAGATCCTGTTTCGGGTACACCATTAATCATTCCAAAAGGCCGACAAGTATAGTTGAACTGCAAGCTATCAATAAAAAATGGCGATATCCTGGAACATCGCCATTTTCTTAGACTGCACAAGTAAAAGAACGATTATGCCGTAGCGTCTTTTGCTGGAAGAGTTTCTTTTTCAGCAACGTCATCATCAGGAAAGAGCGTCGTATCAATCAAACTGACACTTCTTAATGAATGCACTCCTGCGCTTAATAATAACGTTGCTGCGGCACAACCAAAGCCAAGGGCGACCAAACCCATAACTGGCGACAGCACTTTTACAATCACACCAATGCCTAATGCACCAGCAGAATCGCCTACCACATCTTGTGCTGTCCAGAAGCTACCAATTCGCCCTAACATATGATCGGGAGTGTGGCCTTGTACAATGGTGTATTGCAGCAAACCACCAATCGACCCTAGATAGCCAAACACAGCCAAGGCCAGCAGCATTAATACCAAATGCCCCATAAAACCCAACGCAGCGACACACAAGAAGGAAAAAAACGCCGTGAACAACATAACCACACCAGGCCTCTTCGCATGACGAACCCAACCGCTAGTAAGTGCTCCTAAAGTCGATCCCACAGGCACCGCAGCGTACATGAGCCCCACTTCAAACGCCCCGCCACCAAACGCGGTTGCCGCTAAAGCAGGAAATAAAATACGAATAGATTTGGTGACCGCTTCTAGCGTACCCAATGCAACAACCGCACGAATAATTTTATGCGTAAATACAAAGCTAAATCCGTCCATTAATGAGCGAATTGGATGCTCTTGAGGCCCACCTTCTTGCGGCTTCATGTTTGGCAAAGTAACCAAGGTAATTAACGTACAAAGCGTACCTATCGCTGCCAAGGTATAGTTCCATGTCACCCCAAATGACACAATCACTACACCAGCAACGGCGGGTGAAATGACGGAACCAATTCGAACAATCAACATGCTCAATGCGCCCGCTGTTGGCAAATTTTCTCGCCCGACTAAATGAGGAATAGACGCCATTAATGCTGTCATTCCAATCGCACTAAAAAAACCATCCCAGAGAGAGATAGCATACACAGCCCAAAGGCTTGGCTCTGATAAATACGCATTGGCTGCAAGCAAGACAAAACCAACTCCGCAAATAAAGCGCGAAAATAGAATCAGCCATTTGCGGTCCATTCTGTCTGCTAAAACACCTCCTAGCATCAGACCGACAAACATCCCCATTCCATCTAGCGCCACGGCAAAACCAACCTGTAAACTGGATCCCGTTAACTCATATATCTGTACCGGCACGGCAACATTTAGCATGCCAATACCCAACACAGACATCAGCCGAGCAATGAAAATAGCGCGAAAGTTTCTGTTGGTTTTTAGCAAACTAAAGTCCAACATGATATTTGATTTAGACATAACGACTCTTTAAATCTGGCGCGACAGTTCGCCGCGCTCTAATACGTTTGAAGTTGTTGTTTTGAAGCTATAGCTCTGAGACCAATTGGTTAAAAACAGGGCCCAGCGCAGTAAGTGCTTCAGGCGATAAAATATCTTCATGCGCAAAATCAAAATGATGCTCTTCGAGCTCATCGACATAAGGCGCCCATGCTGCCTGAATATTCATCTTCTCTGGCACGGTTTTATCTGCCACAAACAAAACAGCTTTGCCTTGATAACGCTGCGTTTTTGCCTTTGAAAGTAAAGCAACCGAGTCGGCATAGTTCTGCACAATATCGGCAAACATGGCATCTTGTGCTTCTTCAACCTGCTCATCTAACATATCTTCCGATGTATCCATGAACTTTGTCCTCTCACGCTCAACTTCATGCTGAATTTCAGCATCAACAGATTCGGACCAATCTTGCTCGTCGGGTGGATAAGTATCCAACAACCCAAGAAAGCTCACCTCCTCGCCTATTGCTTGTAATCGAACCGCCAGAGCGTGAGCAATAACACCGCCTAAGGAGTAACCAATCAAGCGATAAGGTCCTGTTGGCTGGCGCTCTTTCAATACTTTAAAGTGCTGTTCAATCACACCATCCATATTGGTTTGTGCAGCAATGGGCCCATCCGGCCGCGGAGACTGCAAACCAATCATGGGAAAAGTGTGCGATAGATAACGAGCA from Marinomonas rhizomae harbors:
- a CDS encoding lipocalin family protein, whose product is MKITNGIKTILLAGCALLMGCTSAPKNIDPVTEFQVKRYLGTWYEIVRQDHAFEEGLSEVTATYSMRDDGGVSVLNRGYSAEEKKWREAEGRAYFVNSSNVGHLKVSFFGPFYGAYVIFELDKDNYQYAMISGPSRDYFWLLSRTPTMPEAVKRRLLAKAEALGFPMDKLVNVVQRGNVPAS
- a CDS encoding glycoside hydrolase, with the protein product MFYSRLQRRHNIHQNKSLLVNLNSTTPITTIDPRYLSFSIDISVLAGGFWWEGSEGTQRGLGTQRVPPLDLNQEKLNLLVKGLGSAYVRVGGSEADNVTYFTSKNMNSEASPNALLLTRDMWHQLHDFCQRNALALMFTMKYGLFERRQQGHWQASEVKALLEYSQEHGQNIDICELGNELNAYWAFHGLTSQPSARNLAKDYDTFIRCVRQCSPDSKVAGPGSAFWPRIGEAIKPLSNISAPFLSYLEEPLDIVDWHYYPFQSSRSPVITRAATIKNILSPSSLMDYERYSRQLEKLRDQYQPNAQLWTGETGSAQCGGQAKLSDRFVSCFWWADQLGRGAKIGQKVMIRQSLIGGDYALINRQTLKPNPDYWVSWLWGKLMGEQVFDVHSNDPFVQIYCHSAKKVGKCTLLIINMSANPKILHCNGFGAKKKRFEITADSLTSKKIRINGLKPKFKNGKVKLSDFPKLSKLNLVSPYSINFWCFTV
- the fepB gene encoding Fe2+-enterobactin ABC transporter substrate-binding protein, coding for MVRFMTHFKQVLALLFLSLTLASCDQSPTAAPDKTQLKIDQVEKSTSGWPRKIMTPEGLLTLNKKPTRIVSTSVTLTGTLLAIKAPLVASGATMANTSVASEQGFMRQWADIAETRGVTPLYQTEPNAEAIIKANPDLIIISATGGDSALKLYEQLKDIAPTLVIAYDDKSWMQLASIFGDILGLEEQAKTMIQRFEQEVKHTKTTINLPPQPTTAMVYYQDDTGANIWTSESAQGRLLQELGFTLADVPESVKGDISMGIRHDIIIATGERFPDAVTGNTTLLFSASTDREQAFIDNPYLHETSSVQNHQVFAVGEDTFRLDYYSATNLLKRLQALFGREKS
- the fepD gene encoding Fe(3+)-siderophore ABC transporter permease, which encodes MTNNTMSASKSKRYAWLFALLLFLLIIMVAGLCIGAKPISMDILWNIFMGEEHGLAKTIVIEGRLPRTLNGLFVGMALGTSGALIQAITRNPLADPGILGVNLGASLAIAIAIVFLGATQLTEFFGYAALGAFLASLLVYFVGSIGGGRADPLKLTLAGVAIGAVFGGISSGLTLFNPSAFDQMRFWAVGSLDIRAISVPLFIAPIVIGGCLLAVSITPALNAFGLGDSLASALGSKPARIQLLGLIAVTLLCGAATAAAGPIGFVSLMMPHIARWMVGPDQRWIIPFCFILTPILLLIADIIGRVLIVGELRVSIVTAFIGAPILIYLVRRKGASGL
- a CDS encoding FecCD family ABC transporter permease; the encoded protein is MKVYRNHTLTTTTVVSHYPKQIICFFTLALVIATLFFGQHIAENVQDIWRLLTGQAAPYQSIVVWQWRASRLFAALVLGAALGISGAVFQSLVRNPLGSPDITGFNVGAFTGVLLSIALFGNLYWFSVLGAILGGLFSALLVYIFAYRDGHSGFRLIIVGIAISATLSAFNQWLILSVSLETAMTAALWGAGTLNGMTWVRILPAAVLIAVFILCAFLLNTRMKLLEMGDDTAAALGVSVNKTRLALMFVGVALTAVATAITGPIAFIALAAPQIAKRLENSASTSLGSSALVGGLLLLSADFIAQHSWEGSTLPVGLITVSLGGIYLVFLIIREGRK
- a CDS encoding ABC transporter ATP-binding protein, which encodes MTATVPEIQQNKSNDTDYQALPELSLSTQSVTLGYDQTIIANNLSVDIPEGKFSIIVGPNGCGKSTLLRALSRLLPPTSGQVRLNGQDIHTLPTREVAKILGLLPQSAIAPDGIKVVDLVARGRFPHQKWFQPWREQDQIAVESAMKATGIMEFAQHHVDQLSGGQKQRVWVAMALAQETPLLLLDEPTTYLDIAHQIELMDLFQDLNRLQGHTMVAVLHDLNHACRYADNLIAMKAGQIITSGAPKDVVTEALIEDVFGLPCIIMEDPVSGTPLIIPKGRQV
- the entS gene encoding enterobactin transporter EntS, yielding MSKSNIMLDFSLLKTNRNFRAIFIARLMSVLGIGMLNVAVPVQIYELTGSSLQVGFAVALDGMGMFVGLMLGGVLADRMDRKWLILFSRFICGVGFVLLAANAYLSEPSLWAVYAISLWDGFFSAIGMTALMASIPHLVGRENLPTAGALSMLIVRIGSVISPAVAGVVIVSFGVTWNYTLAAIGTLCTLITLVTLPNMKPQEGGPQEHPIRSLMDGFSFVFTHKIIRAVVALGTLEAVTKSIRILFPALAATAFGGGAFEVGLMYAAVPVGSTLGALTSGWVRHAKRPGVVMLFTAFFSFLCVAALGFMGHLVLMLLALAVFGYLGSIGGLLQYTIVQGHTPDHMLGRIGSFWTAQDVVGDSAGALGIGVIVKVLSPVMGLVALGFGCAAATLLLSAGVHSLRSVSLIDTTLFPDDDVAEKETLPAKDATA